A window of Oceanotoga teriensis contains these coding sequences:
- the purS gene encoding phosphoribosylformylglycinamidine synthase subunit PurS: MKKFEFQIQINLKDGILDTQAIATDKVLKRKKIYLENISFGKIINISLEEENFEIAYKKIEDISHNLLSNPVLENFKIIPINSEVKQ, from the coding sequence ATGAAAAAATTTGAATTTCAAATACAAATAAATCTTAAAGATGGAATACTTGATACGCAAGCTATAGCTACAGACAAAGTTCTTAAAAGAAAAAAAATATATTTAGAAAATATATCATTTGGAAAAATAATAAATATAAGCCTTGAAGAAGAAAATTTTGAAATTGCATACAAAAAAATAGAAGATATATCTCATAATTTATTATCTAATCCTGTACTTGAAAATTTTAAAATAATTCCAATAAATTCGGAGGTAAAACAATGA